The Castellaniella sp. genome includes a window with the following:
- a CDS encoding DUF2069 domain-containing protein — MEAKLNQGLHRLACVCLLGLIVLCLGWELWWAPLRPGGSLLALKVVPLLFGVRGVLQARLYTLQWVAMLSLLYLMEGTVRAWSDFSPLSETLAWAEILLSLGLYLSAILYVRPAKRASRAQRSH; from the coding sequence ATGGAAGCAAAACTCAATCAGGGCCTGCATCGACTGGCCTGCGTCTGTCTGCTGGGCTTGATCGTGCTGTGCCTGGGCTGGGAACTCTGGTGGGCGCCGCTGCGCCCAGGGGGCAGTCTGCTGGCATTGAAGGTCGTGCCCTTGCTGTTTGGAGTGCGCGGGGTCCTGCAGGCACGCTTGTATACCCTGCAGTGGGTGGCTATGCTCAGCCTGTTGTACCTGATGGAAGGCACCGTGCGGGCCTGGTCTGATTTCAGCCCCTTGTCTGAAACCCTGGCCTGGGCAGAGATCCTCCTTTCGCTGGGTCTTTATCTCAGCGCCATTTTGTATGTGCGTCCGGCGAAACGCGCTTCCCGCGCCCAGCGCTCGCACTAA
- a CDS encoding protein adenylyltransferase SelO, whose amino-acid sequence MLHTSHLFAADQTHCSFADLPSGFYTRLAPRPLTQPQLLHANPAAAALLGLPESVLRTAEFLDLCAGNAQLPGITPLATVYSGHQFGVWAGQLGDGRAHLLGDVQGPLGVQEIQLKGSGRTPYSRMGDGWAVLRSSVREYLASEAMAGLGIPTTRALALVGSQDRVARETLETAAVVTRLAPSFVRFGHFQHWARSAAQQEILLEYVVSHWFPDCFEGTASQPDWPATACRLLKEISQRTARLMAQWQLVGFCHGVMNTDNMSILGLTLDYGPYGFMDAFQANHICNHTDTMGRYAWNTQPAVAQWNLTRLAESLLCLGCAATDLEAALAGFESTFLQAYHAGLAQKFGLPDWRPEDAVLGDDWWALLHAQQADFTLAFRYLSRVDTRLDDWLALFPQPDAARAWLARYQARLADSSQPAAQRSDGMDQANPLYVLRNHLAQQAIQAAQQGDTSEIDRLMDLLQHPYTERPGLASYARPPSADAPALVVSCSS is encoded by the coding sequence ATGCTGCATACCAGCCATCTGTTTGCTGCGGATCAGACCCATTGTTCGTTTGCGGACTTGCCGTCAGGGTTTTACACGCGGCTTGCGCCCCGGCCCCTGACTCAGCCGCAGTTATTGCATGCCAATCCGGCTGCGGCGGCCTTGCTGGGCCTGCCTGAATCTGTTTTGCGCACGGCAGAATTTCTGGATTTGTGCGCGGGCAATGCACAGCTGCCGGGCATCACGCCTTTGGCCACGGTGTATAGCGGTCATCAATTCGGTGTCTGGGCCGGTCAGTTGGGTGATGGCCGGGCCCACTTGCTGGGCGATGTGCAGGGCCCCTTGGGGGTGCAGGAAATCCAGCTCAAGGGTTCGGGCCGCACGCCTTATTCGCGCATGGGCGATGGTTGGGCCGTTTTGCGCTCCAGCGTGCGTGAATACCTGGCCAGCGAGGCCATGGCCGGGCTGGGCATCCCCACGACGCGGGCCTTGGCGCTGGTGGGGTCGCAAGACCGAGTCGCGCGCGAAACCCTGGAAACGGCGGCCGTGGTGACCCGCCTGGCCCCCAGTTTTGTGCGTTTTGGCCATTTTCAGCATTGGGCGCGGTCTGCGGCGCAGCAGGAAATACTGCTGGAATATGTGGTGTCGCACTGGTTTCCGGATTGTTTCGAAGGCACGGCCAGCCAGCCGGATTGGCCTGCCACCGCCTGTCGCCTGCTAAAGGAAATATCCCAGCGCACCGCCCGCCTGATGGCGCAGTGGCAGTTGGTGGGTTTCTGCCATGGCGTGATGAATACCGACAATATGTCGATTTTAGGCCTGACGCTGGACTACGGGCCCTATGGATTCATGGATGCCTTTCAGGCAAACCACATCTGCAATCATACCGACACCATGGGCCGCTATGCCTGGAACACGCAACCGGCGGTGGCTCAATGGAATCTGACTCGCCTGGCCGAGAGCCTCTTGTGCCTGGGTTGTGCGGCCACCGACCTGGAAGCCGCGCTGGCTGGTTTCGAGTCCACCTTCTTGCAGGCCTATCATGCCGGGCTCGCGCAAAAATTCGGCCTGCCTGACTGGCGCCCGGAAGACGCTGTCCTGGGGGACGACTGGTGGGCCTTGCTGCACGCGCAGCAGGCGGATTTCACCCTGGCGTTTCGCTATCTATCCCGCGTAGATACCCGGCTTGACGACTGGTTGGCCTTGTTTCCCCAGCCGGATGCGGCGCGGGCCTGGTTGGCCCGTTACCAGGCCAGGCTGGCCGACTCGTCGCAGCCCGCAGCGCAGCGCAGCGACGGCATGGATCAGGCCAACCCACTTTATGTCTTGCGCAATCATCTGGCACAGCAGGCCATCCAGGCAGCCCAGCAGGGGGACACGTCTGAAATTGATCGTTTGATGGACTTATTGCAGCATCCATACACCGAACGGCCCGGTTTGGCGTCCTATGCCCGGCCGCCATCGGCGGATGCCCCGGCGCTCGTGGTCAGTTGCTCGTCTTGA
- the aroC gene encoding chorismate synthase encodes MSGNSLGSFFRVTNFGESHGPAIGAVIDGCPPGLALSEADIQIELDRRRPGTSRHVTQRREPDTVEILSGVFEGHTTGTPIGLLIRNTDARSRDYAKITDTFRPGHADYTYWKKYGIRDPRGGGRSSARLTAPTVAAGAVARKWLMQEHGVRIRGYMSQLGPIAIPFDSWDAVPENPFYAPNAAIVPQLESFMDQLRHDGDSIGARIEVQADGLPPGWGEPIYDRLDADIAHAMMGLNAVKGIAIGSGFDCIAMRGSEHGDELGPDGFMANHAGGVLGGISSGQPLLVSLAIKPTSSIRIERRSVNRDNDPVMVQTLGRHDPCVAIRATPIAEALLAIVLMDHALRQRGQCG; translated from the coding sequence ATGTCCGGCAACTCTCTGGGTAGTTTTTTCCGTGTCACTAATTTTGGCGAATCTCATGGACCTGCCATTGGCGCCGTGATCGATGGCTGTCCACCGGGATTGGCGCTTTCCGAAGCCGACATCCAGATCGAACTCGACCGCCGTCGGCCCGGCACCTCGCGTCATGTCACCCAGCGCCGAGAACCCGATACCGTGGAAATCCTCTCCGGGGTATTCGAGGGGCACACCACCGGCACGCCGATTGGCCTGTTGATTCGCAATACCGATGCCCGCAGCCGTGATTATGCAAAGATCACCGATACGTTTCGGCCCGGACATGCCGATTACACCTACTGGAAAAAATACGGGATTCGCGATCCACGCGGCGGCGGGCGCTCGTCCGCTCGTCTGACGGCTCCCACGGTGGCCGCCGGGGCCGTGGCGCGCAAATGGCTGATGCAGGAACACGGCGTGCGGATTCGTGGCTACATGAGCCAGCTTGGGCCGATTGCCATTCCCTTCGACAGCTGGGACGCGGTGCCAGAAAACCCCTTTTATGCGCCCAATGCCGCCATCGTGCCGCAACTCGAATCCTTTATGGATCAATTGCGTCATGATGGCGACTCCATCGGGGCGCGCATCGAGGTTCAGGCCGATGGTCTGCCTCCCGGTTGGGGCGAACCCATCTACGACCGTCTGGATGCCGACATTGCGCATGCCATGATGGGGCTCAATGCCGTCAAGGGCATTGCGATCGGATCGGGTTTTGACTGCATTGCCATGCGCGGGTCCGAACACGGTGACGAACTGGGCCCGGATGGCTTTATGGCCAACCATGCGGGCGGCGTGCTGGGGGGGATATCTTCAGGGCAGCCCTTGCTGGTTTCCCTGGCCATCAAGCCCACTTCCAGCATCCGCATCGAGCGCCGCTCGGTGAATCGCGACAACGATCCCGTCATGGTTCAGACCTTGGGCCGCCACGACCCCTGCGTGGCCATTCGGGCCACCCCCATCGCCGAAGCCTTGCTGGCCATCGTCCTGATGGATCATGCCTTGCGTCAGCGGGGGCAGTGCGGCTGA
- a CDS encoding CBS domain-containing protein, whose translation MLKVNEILRVKGHTLYTGTPDMPVREAITSMSQLDIGSLVIMDHGLLVGMLTFREIINHLNQHDGQAGDFTVRSIMDDAPVSVTPNTDADEVQRLMLDKHARYIPVMDGPTLMGVISFYDMARAIVEAQQFENDMLKAYIRDWPSDSGDSARK comes from the coding sequence ATGCTTAAAGTCAACGAAATCCTGCGTGTAAAAGGCCATACGCTATACACCGGCACCCCCGACATGCCCGTGCGCGAGGCCATCACCTCCATGAGCCAGCTGGATATTGGCTCGCTGGTCATCATGGACCACGGCCTCCTGGTCGGTATGCTGACCTTTCGCGAAATCATCAACCATCTGAACCAGCACGACGGCCAGGCGGGGGATTTCACCGTGCGCAGCATCATGGACGATGCCCCTGTCAGCGTCACCCCCAACACCGACGCCGATGAAGTCCAGCGCTTGATGTTGGACAAGCACGCCCGCTACATCCCTGTGATGGACGGCCCCACCCTGATGGGGGTGATTTCGTTTTACGACATGGCCCGCGCCATCGTCGAGGCCCAGCAATTCGAAAACGACATGCTGAAGGCATACATCCGCGACTGGCCCAGCGATAGCGGCGACAGCGCCCGGAAATAA
- the dusA gene encoding tRNA dihydrouridine(20/20a) synthase DusA: protein MADWRLCVAPMIDVTDRHCRYFHRLLAPQARLYTEMITTGALLRGDAERHLDYDAAEHPVALQLGGSEPDALAQAARLGARWGYDEINLNCGCPSERVQRGAFGACLMAEPQLVADCVRAMQDAVSVPVTVKHRLGLDYDESYDFVRDFVGVLFEAGCRVFIVHARNAVLKGLSPKDNREKPPLRYAEVLRLRQDFPDAVIVLNGGLANGPNSLAWMQDLDGVMLGRAAWHHPDILAQLNRHLTAQATNWSPDLAAEQPEVDQAVLDGFMAYAEDQYARGVPMHILVRGLLGWRMGKPGARQWRRQLSDPAALRAGGPALLRRAWDTLQAG, encoded by the coding sequence ATGGCTGACTGGCGTTTATGCGTGGCTCCGATGATTGATGTAACGGATCGCCACTGTCGATATTTCCACCGTTTGCTGGCCCCCCAGGCCCGCTTATATACAGAAATGATCACCACTGGCGCCTTGCTGCGTGGGGATGCCGAGCGTCATCTGGATTACGATGCCGCCGAGCATCCGGTGGCCTTGCAGTTGGGGGGCAGCGAACCCGACGCCTTGGCGCAGGCCGCCCGCCTGGGGGCCCGCTGGGGCTACGATGAAATCAACCTGAATTGTGGCTGTCCCTCCGAAAGGGTCCAGCGCGGGGCGTTTGGGGCCTGTTTGATGGCCGAGCCGCAGTTGGTGGCCGATTGCGTGCGGGCCATGCAGGACGCGGTATCCGTGCCGGTCACCGTCAAACACCGTCTGGGGTTGGATTACGATGAATCCTATGATTTTGTGCGGGACTTCGTCGGGGTGTTGTTCGAGGCTGGTTGCCGAGTGTTTATCGTCCATGCGCGCAATGCCGTCCTGAAAGGCCTTTCCCCCAAGGACAACCGTGAGAAACCGCCCTTGCGCTATGCCGAGGTCTTGCGTTTGCGACAGGACTTCCCCGATGCCGTCATCGTCTTGAATGGCGGCTTGGCCAATGGGCCCAACAGCTTGGCCTGGATGCAGGATCTGGATGGCGTGATGCTGGGGCGGGCCGCCTGGCACCATCCCGATATTCTGGCGCAGCTGAATCGCCATTTGACGGCCCAGGCAACGAACTGGAGCCCGGACCTGGCCGCTGAACAGCCTGAGGTGGACCAGGCGGTGCTGGATGGTTTCATGGCGTATGCCGAAGACCAGTACGCCCGCGGCGTGCCGATGCATATCCTGGTGCGTGGCTTATTGGGGTGGCGCATGGGCAAGCCGGGCGCTCGCCAATGGCGCCGCCAGTTGTCTGACCCTGCTGCGCTTAGGGCAGGTGGCCCGGCCCTGCTGCGCCGCGCTTGGGATACCTTGCAGGCAGGCTGA
- the leuC gene encoding 3-isopropylmalate dehydratase large subunit: MPQTLYDKLWDAHVVHQGPDGTCILYIDRHLVHEVTSPQAFEGLALAGRKPWRIAANLAVADHNVPTTDRSQGIQDPISRLQVETLDKNCEDWGITQFRMNDRRQGIVHIIGPEQGATLPGMTVVCGDSHTSTHGAFGALAFGIGTSEVEHVLATQTLLMKKSRNMLVRVNGQLPFGCTAKDLILYVIGQIGTAGGTGYAIEFGGSTVQALSMEGRMTMCNMAIEAGARSGMVAVDQTTIDYFKGRPYAPEGERLEQAMVYWNTLHSDPDAKFDHVVDIDAAKIQPQVSWGTSPEMVTDVGGRVPDPAQQSDVVRRKGMERALQYMDLKPGTAMTDIAIDKVFIGSCTNARIEDLRAAAAVAKGRKVAANVRLAMVVPGSGLVKAQAEREGLDQVFLDAGFEWREPGCSMCLAMNADRLEPGERCASTSNRNFEGRQGQGGRTHLVSPAMAAAAAVAGHFVDVRTFQ, from the coding sequence ATGCCCCAAACCCTGTATGACAAGCTCTGGGATGCCCATGTGGTGCATCAGGGCCCCGATGGCACCTGTATTTTGTATATTGACCGCCATCTTGTTCACGAAGTCACCAGCCCGCAGGCATTCGAGGGCCTGGCACTGGCCGGACGCAAGCCCTGGCGCATTGCCGCCAACCTGGCGGTGGCCGACCATAACGTCCCCACCACGGATCGCTCTCAGGGCATCCAGGACCCGATTTCGCGCTTGCAGGTAGAAACCCTGGACAAAAATTGCGAAGACTGGGGCATTACTCAGTTTCGCATGAACGATCGGCGCCAGGGCATCGTGCACATCATCGGCCCTGAACAAGGCGCCACCCTGCCGGGCATGACGGTGGTCTGCGGGGACTCCCATACCAGCACTCATGGCGCATTCGGCGCCCTGGCTTTTGGTATCGGCACCTCCGAGGTCGAGCATGTGCTGGCCACGCAGACGCTGCTGATGAAAAAAAGCCGCAATATGCTGGTGCGCGTCAACGGTCAGCTGCCGTTTGGCTGTACCGCAAAAGACCTGATTCTGTATGTCATTGGCCAGATCGGCACTGCCGGGGGTACGGGTTATGCCATCGAATTCGGCGGCAGCACGGTGCAGGCCTTGTCCATGGAAGGCCGCATGACCATGTGCAATATGGCCATCGAGGCCGGGGCGCGCTCGGGCATGGTTGCCGTCGACCAGACCACCATCGATTACTTCAAAGGCCGCCCCTACGCCCCCGAAGGCGAGCGCCTGGAGCAGGCGATGGTGTACTGGAACACGCTGCACTCCGATCCGGATGCGAAGTTCGATCATGTGGTCGACATTGATGCCGCCAAAATCCAGCCGCAGGTCAGTTGGGGGACTTCTCCCGAGATGGTCACCGATGTCGGTGGCCGGGTGCCAGATCCCGCCCAGCAGTCTGATGTCGTGCGCCGCAAAGGCATGGAACGCGCCTTGCAGTATATGGACCTGAAACCAGGCACCGCCATGACCGATATTGCCATCGATAAGGTCTTTATCGGTTCTTGCACCAATGCCCGCATCGAAGACCTGCGTGCCGCCGCCGCCGTGGCCAAGGGCCGCAAGGTCGCCGCCAATGTGCGTCTGGCGATGGTGGTGCCCGGCTCCGGCCTGGTCAAGGCCCAGGCCGAACGCGAAGGCCTGGACCAGGTTTTCCTGGATGCCGGATTTGAGTGGCGCGAACCGGGTTGCTCTATGTGCCTGGCCATGAATGCCGATCGTCTGGAACCCGGCGAGCGCTGTGCCTCTACGTCCAATCGCAATTTCGAAGGACGTCAGGGCCAGGGTGGCCGTACCCATCTGGTCAGCCCAGCCATGGCCGCTGCGGCTGCCGTCGCCGGCCATTTTGTCGACGTGCGTACTTTCCAATAG
- a CDS encoding YihY family inner membrane protein — protein sequence MTHPSTSVPPAPKTRANILEILRFTLDFAGHRKLTQVASSLTFTTVLAIVPLLAVVLALFTAFPLFAQFHQALETFLSESLLPPSVSDTIMRYLNQFAAQASGLTAVGGGFLVVTSILLIMTIDEAFNEIWNVAHRRLLRQRLLVYWAIISLGPILTGASLWASTTLVRESLGYIGNLPEGLGLLLGVVPFLMSVLGFTALFVFVPNCRVLWRDALAGGLGTTIILTLMKVGFTWYLTKFPSYTVIYGAFAILPIFLLWIYLSWLVVLLGATVASLLPALRLHRWVAQRHPGGQIIDALGILRMLWQARDTLPPGRSMAFFERHLRVHPDTLHDILDVLRSLGYAVPTADNDHWVLACDPCQVNLGPLCDQLLIQREQPGLDTAMVQAVAQTLQGQPPTLQAIFSQSATEISADDAQ from the coding sequence ATGACCCACCCCTCGACCTCTGTCCCCCCTGCCCCCAAAACCCGGGCCAACATTCTGGAAATCCTGCGTTTCACGCTGGATTTCGCCGGCCACCGCAAACTCACCCAGGTCGCATCCAGCCTGACGTTCACCACCGTGCTGGCGATTGTCCCGCTGCTGGCCGTGGTGCTGGCCCTGTTTACGGCTTTTCCGCTGTTCGCCCAGTTTCATCAGGCGCTGGAGACCTTTCTCAGCGAAAGCCTGTTGCCGCCGTCGGTGTCGGACACCATCATGCGCTACCTCAACCAATTTGCCGCCCAGGCATCGGGCCTGACCGCCGTGGGGGGCGGGTTTTTGGTCGTCACATCGATTCTGCTGATCATGACGATAGACGAGGCCTTCAACGAGATCTGGAATGTGGCGCACCGGCGCCTGTTGCGCCAGCGTCTGCTGGTGTACTGGGCGATTATTTCCCTGGGACCCATTCTGACAGGCGCCAGCCTATGGGCCAGCACCACCCTGGTCCGTGAATCCCTGGGCTATATCGGCAATCTTCCCGAGGGCCTGGGCCTATTGCTGGGGGTGGTGCCGTTTCTGATGTCGGTGCTGGGCTTTACCGCCCTGTTCGTGTTTGTGCCGAACTGCCGGGTGCTGTGGCGCGACGCGCTGGCGGGCGGGCTGGGCACCACCATCATCCTCACGCTCATGAAGGTCGGATTCACCTGGTATTTGACTAAATTCCCATCCTATACCGTGATTTATGGCGCTTTTGCCATCCTGCCCATTTTTCTTTTATGGATTTATCTATCGTGGCTGGTCGTCCTGCTCGGAGCCACGGTCGCGTCGCTCTTGCCCGCTCTGCGACTGCACCGCTGGGTTGCGCAACGCCACCCCGGAGGCCAGATCATCGACGCCCTGGGCATACTCCGGATGCTCTGGCAGGCGCGCGACACCTTGCCACCTGGGCGCAGCATGGCATTTTTCGAGCGCCACCTGCGCGTCCATCCAGATACCCTGCACGACATCCTGGACGTGTTGCGATCCCTGGGTTATGCCGTCCCCACCGCCGACAACGACCACTGGGTACTGGCCTGCGATCCTTGCCAGGTCAACCTGGGGCCCCTGTGCGACCAACTGCTGATCCAGCGCGAGCAACCAGGTCTGGACACAGCCATGGTCCAGGCCGTGGCCCAGACCCTGCAAGGCCAACCCCCAACGCTGCAGGCGATCTTCAGTCAATCGGCTACCGAAATTTCAGCCGATGATGCACAATAA